The proteins below come from a single Drosophila busckii strain San Diego stock center, stock number 13000-0081.31 chromosome X, ASM1175060v1, whole genome shotgun sequence genomic window:
- the LOC108607138 gene encoding NADH dehydrogenase [ubiquinone] 1 beta subcomplex subunit 8, mitochondrial produces the protein MSALIKSLRLAQKLSAANPALSQQIARNLAGWNKDYKPAPFPKTEKEREAAAKKYYMLPEEYKPYADDGLGYGDYPKTGGGLGIEAKDSYYPYDFPEHKRNLHEPISADHDLYSEDRYSQPEHPRFKNSEYFLSFFGVMGFCLALYYWLEDKKMYRPVAAKQYPADGVKHYTFE, from the exons ATGTCAGCGTTGATTAAATCACTGCGCTTGGCCCAGAAACTGAGTGCAGCCAATCCTGCTCTGTCCCAGCAAATTGCTCGTAATC TTGCCGGTTGGAATAAGGACTACAAGCCAGCGCCGTTTCCAAAAACTGAAAAGGAGCGCGAAGCAGCCGCCAAGAAATACTATATGCTGCCAGAGGAATACAAGCCGTACGCTGATGACGGCTTGGGCTATGGCGACTATCCAAAGACTGGCGGTGGTCTGGGCATAGAAGCCAAGGATAGCTACTATCCTTACGATTTTCCCGAGCACAAACGAAATTTGCACGAGCCT atttcaGCTGATCATGACTTGTACAGCGAGGATCGCTACTCACAGCCAGAACATCCACGTTTCAAGAATTCTGAATATTTCCTGAGTTTCTTTGGCGTAATGGGCTTCTGCCTGGCACTCTACTATTGGCTGGAGGACAAGAAAATGTATCGTCCCGTTGCTGCAAAGCAATATCCCGCTGATGGCGTCAAGCACTACACCTTCGAGTAA
- the LOC108606979 gene encoding fumarate hydratase, mitochondrial isoform X1, with protein MVLPFLQRSTLRGVQQLTKPWACSLRLASSSQEFRLESDTFGELKVPADKYYGAQTMRSQINFPIGGPTERMPKPVVQAMGILKKAAAEVNKEFGLDANLSEAISKAADDVISGKLYDDHFPLVIWQTGSGTQSNMNVNEVISNRAIELLGGKLGSKTPVHPNDHVNKSQSSNDTFPTAIHISVALELNNNLKPAIKMLHDALAAKSNEFKDIIKIGRTHTMDAVPLTLGQEFSGYAQQLAYALERIDACLPRVYELALGGTAVGTGLNTRKGFAEKCAAKIAQLTGLPFVTAPNKFEALAARDAMVEVHGVLNTIAVSLMKIGNDIRFLGSGPRCGLGELSLPENEPGSSIMPGKVNPTQCESLTMLAAQVMGNQVAVTIGGSNGHFELNVFKPLIVSNVLRSIRLLSDGSRTFTGNCVNGIQANKERIAKIMNESLMLVTALNPHIGYDKAAKIAKTAHKNGTTLKEEAINLGYLTEEQFKEWVRPEQMLGPK; from the exons ATGGTGCTGCCATTCCTACAACGCTCCACGCTACGTGGCGTGCAACAGTTGACCAAGCCCTGGGCCTGCAGTCTTCGTTTG GCCTCATCCTCGCAGGAATTTCGTTTGGAGAGCGACACCTTTGGTGAGTTGAAGGTGCCCGCCGATAAGTACTATGGCGCCCAGACCATGCGCTCGCAGATCAACTTTCCCATTGGCGGACCCACGGAACGCATGCCG AAACCCGTTGTGCAGGCCATGGGCATCTTGAAGAAGGCCGCCGCCGAGGTTAACAAGGAGTTCGGCCTAGATGCCAACCTTAGCGAGGCCATCTCCAAGGCAGCCGATGATGTCATCTCCGGCAAGCTCTACGACGATCACTTTCCACTCGTCATCTGGCAGACCGGCTCGGGCACTCAGAGCAATATGAACGTTAACGAG gTCATTAGCAATCGCGCCATTGAACTTCTGGGCGGCAAACTGGGCTCGAAGACACCCGTGCATCCCAACGATCATGTAAACAAGTCGCAGAGCTCCAATGATACCTTCCCCACCGCCATACACATCTCGGTGGCTTTGGAGCTGAACAACAACCTTAAGCCTGCCATCAAGATGCTGCACGATGCGCTCGCCGCCAAGTCTAATGAGTTCAAGGATATTATTAAAATCGGTCGCACGCACACCATGGACGCAGTGCCCCTCACACTGGGCCAGGAGTTCAGCGGCTATGCTCAGCAGCTGGCCTATGCGCTGGAGCGCATTGATGCCTGCCTGCCACGTGTCTACGAGCTGGCGCTGGGCGGCACTGCTGTCGGCACAGGTCTGAACACACGCAAGGGCTTTGCAGAGAAGTGCGCTGCCAAGATCGCCCAGCTGACTGGACTGCCCTTCGTGACGGCACCCAACAAGTTCGAAGCGCTGGCCGCACGCGACGCCATGGTGGAGGTGCATGGTGTACTTAATACTATTGCTGTGAGCCTGATGAAGATCGGCAACGACATACGATTTTTGGGCTCTGGACCACGTTGCGGCCTGGGTGAGCTCTCACTGCCAGAGAACGAGCCGGGCAGCTCCATTATGCCGGGCAAGGTGAATCCGACGCAGTGCGAATCGCTTACCATGTTGGCCGCCCAGGTCATGGGCAACCAGGTGGCTGTGACCATTGGTGGCTCCAACGGACACTTTGAACTGAATGTGTTCAAGCCACTGATAGTGTCCAATGTGCTCCGCTCCATACGCCTGCTTT CTGACGGCAGTCGCACTTTCACGGGCAACTGCGTCAATGGCATCCAGGCCAACAAGGAGCGCATTGCCAAGATTATGAACGAGTCGTTGATGCTGGTAACTGCGCTGAATCCACACATTGGCTACGACAAGGCGGCAAAGATTGCCAAGACAGCGCACAAGAACGGCACCACGCTCAAGGAGGAGGCCATTAATCTGGGCTATCTCACCGAGGAGCAGTTCAAGGAGTGGGTGCGACCGGAACAGATGCTGGGACCCAAGTAG
- the LOC108606979 gene encoding fumarate hydratase, mitochondrial isoform X2: MASSSQEFRLESDTFGELKVPADKYYGAQTMRSQINFPIGGPTERMPKPVVQAMGILKKAAAEVNKEFGLDANLSEAISKAADDVISGKLYDDHFPLVIWQTGSGTQSNMNVNEVISNRAIELLGGKLGSKTPVHPNDHVNKSQSSNDTFPTAIHISVALELNNNLKPAIKMLHDALAAKSNEFKDIIKIGRTHTMDAVPLTLGQEFSGYAQQLAYALERIDACLPRVYELALGGTAVGTGLNTRKGFAEKCAAKIAQLTGLPFVTAPNKFEALAARDAMVEVHGVLNTIAVSLMKIGNDIRFLGSGPRCGLGELSLPENEPGSSIMPGKVNPTQCESLTMLAAQVMGNQVAVTIGGSNGHFELNVFKPLIVSNVLRSIRLLSDGSRTFTGNCVNGIQANKERIAKIMNESLMLVTALNPHIGYDKAAKIAKTAHKNGTTLKEEAINLGYLTEEQFKEWVRPEQMLGPK, encoded by the exons ATG GCCTCATCCTCGCAGGAATTTCGTTTGGAGAGCGACACCTTTGGTGAGTTGAAGGTGCCCGCCGATAAGTACTATGGCGCCCAGACCATGCGCTCGCAGATCAACTTTCCCATTGGCGGACCCACGGAACGCATGCCG AAACCCGTTGTGCAGGCCATGGGCATCTTGAAGAAGGCCGCCGCCGAGGTTAACAAGGAGTTCGGCCTAGATGCCAACCTTAGCGAGGCCATCTCCAAGGCAGCCGATGATGTCATCTCCGGCAAGCTCTACGACGATCACTTTCCACTCGTCATCTGGCAGACCGGCTCGGGCACTCAGAGCAATATGAACGTTAACGAG gTCATTAGCAATCGCGCCATTGAACTTCTGGGCGGCAAACTGGGCTCGAAGACACCCGTGCATCCCAACGATCATGTAAACAAGTCGCAGAGCTCCAATGATACCTTCCCCACCGCCATACACATCTCGGTGGCTTTGGAGCTGAACAACAACCTTAAGCCTGCCATCAAGATGCTGCACGATGCGCTCGCCGCCAAGTCTAATGAGTTCAAGGATATTATTAAAATCGGTCGCACGCACACCATGGACGCAGTGCCCCTCACACTGGGCCAGGAGTTCAGCGGCTATGCTCAGCAGCTGGCCTATGCGCTGGAGCGCATTGATGCCTGCCTGCCACGTGTCTACGAGCTGGCGCTGGGCGGCACTGCTGTCGGCACAGGTCTGAACACACGCAAGGGCTTTGCAGAGAAGTGCGCTGCCAAGATCGCCCAGCTGACTGGACTGCCCTTCGTGACGGCACCCAACAAGTTCGAAGCGCTGGCCGCACGCGACGCCATGGTGGAGGTGCATGGTGTACTTAATACTATTGCTGTGAGCCTGATGAAGATCGGCAACGACATACGATTTTTGGGCTCTGGACCACGTTGCGGCCTGGGTGAGCTCTCACTGCCAGAGAACGAGCCGGGCAGCTCCATTATGCCGGGCAAGGTGAATCCGACGCAGTGCGAATCGCTTACCATGTTGGCCGCCCAGGTCATGGGCAACCAGGTGGCTGTGACCATTGGTGGCTCCAACGGACACTTTGAACTGAATGTGTTCAAGCCACTGATAGTGTCCAATGTGCTCCGCTCCATACGCCTGCTTT CTGACGGCAGTCGCACTTTCACGGGCAACTGCGTCAATGGCATCCAGGCCAACAAGGAGCGCATTGCCAAGATTATGAACGAGTCGTTGATGCTGGTAACTGCGCTGAATCCACACATTGGCTACGACAAGGCGGCAAAGATTGCCAAGACAGCGCACAAGAACGGCACCACGCTCAAGGAGGAGGCCATTAATCTGGGCTATCTCACCGAGGAGCAGTTCAAGGAGTGGGTGCGACCGGAACAGATGCTGGGACCCAAGTAG
- the LOC108606980 gene encoding probable fumarate hydratase, mitochondrial yields the protein MAHFSKLALGPRLGCRSISGSKILHNKGDGKFRIEKDTFGELKVPAEKMYGAQTMRSKLNFPIGDAAERMPLPVIKAMGILKKACAEVNKDFGMDAKISEAVSKACDEVISGKQYQLGNFPLVIWQTGSGTQTNMNSNEVISNIAIKAMDGELGSKKPVHPNDHVNKSQSSNDTFPTATHISVAMEINMRLIPAISHLRDALFCKSEDFKDIIKIGRTHLMDAVPLTLGQEFSGYAHQLTNGLARIDAALPRVYELALGGTAVGTGLNAPKGFAEKVSKRIAELTSLPFVMAPNFFEALGARDAMVEVHGVLNTIAVSLMKIANDIRFLGSGPRCGLGELMLPENEPGSSIMPGKVNPTQCESLTMICAQVMGNQTAVTIGGANGHFELNVFKPLIVSNVLRSIRLLADGSKSFSKNCVEGIEPNKERIAKIMNESLMLVTALNPHIGYDKSAKIAKTAHENGTTLKEEALKAGVTEEQFKEWVDPKKMLGPKEV from the exons atggcGCATTTTAGCAAGTTAGCATTGGGTCCACGCCTGGGCTGCCGATCCATAAGCGGCTCTAAGATTTTACACAACAAGGGCGACGGCAAGTTCCGCATTGAGAAGGACACCTTTGGCGAGCTCAAGGTGCCCGCGGAGAAGATGTATGGTGCACAGACTATGCGCTCCAAGCTCAACTTTCCCATTGGCGATGCCGCGGAGCGCATGCCG CTGCCAGTGATCAAGGCTATGGGCATCTTAAAGAAAGCCTGTGCCGAAGTGAACAAGGACTTTGGCATGGATGCTAAGATCTCGGAGGCAGTATCGAAGGCCTGCGATGAGGTTATATCCGGCAAGCAATACCAACTGGGCAACTTTCCGCTGGTCATCTGGCAAACAGGCTCCGGCACGCAGACCAACATGAACTCCAACGAAGTCATCAGCAATATTGCGATAAAGGCCATGGATGGTGAGCTGGGCTCCAAGAAGCCCGTGCATCCTAATGACCATGTCAACAAATCGCAAAGCTCCAACGACACCTTTCCCACGGCCACGCACATCAGCGTCGCCATGGAGATCAATATGCGTCTAATTCCAGCCATCTCTCATCTGCGTGATGCGCTCTTTTGCAAATCCGAGGACTTCAAGGACATCATTAAGATTGGGCGCACGCATCTGATGGACGCCGTGCCACTCACGCTCGGTCAGGAGTTCAGCGGCTATGCCCATCAGCTGACCAATGGACTGGCTCGCATAGATGCTGCTCTTCCACGTGTCTATGAGCTGGCGCTGGGCGGCACTGCCGTCGGCACGGGCCTCAATGCACCCAAAGGCTTTGCGGAGAAGGTGTCCAAGCGCATTGCCGAGCTGACCTCGCTGCCCTTTGTGATGGCGCCCAACTTCTTTGAGGCGCTGGGCGCTCGCGACGCAATGGTGGAAGTCCATGGCGTACTCAATACTATTGCAGTGAGCCTGATGAAAATTGCCAACGATATACGCTTTCTGGGATCTGGACCACGCTGTGGTCTGGGCGAACTAATGCTGCCCGAGAATGAGCCGGGCAGCTCCATTATGCCGGGCAAGGTGAATCCAACGCAATGCGAATCCCTGACCATGATCTGTGCCCAGGTAATGGGCAACCAGACGGCGGTAACGATTGGCGGCGCCAACGGACACTTTGAATTGAATGTGTTCAAGCCACTGATAGTGTCCAATGTGCTGCGCTCCATACGTTTGCTAG CGGATGGCAGCAAGAGTTTCAGCAAGAATTGTGTGGAGGGCATTGAGCCCAACAAGGAGCGCATTGCCAAAATTATGAACGAGTCGTTGATGCTGGTGACGGCACTGAATCCTCACATTGGCTACGACAAATCAGCAAAGATAGCAAAGACCGCACATGAGAACGGCACCACACTCAAGGAGGAGGCCCTTAAGGCTGGCGTTACAGAGGAGCAGTTCAAGGAGTGGGTGGATCCCAAGAAGATGCTTGGTCCAAAAGAAGTTTAA
- the LOC108605863 gene encoding myosin-10 → MPKFEKNRDEHLFPKPYSKGVEGGSSSQQCQNACNNTKNADGEDNHKLFNCANSLSTQNVLKRFMKYHKTSIQNCKSQSKEVLSKVNETSLSMMEKDCEITQLKQRVDEQDKLLQVLEEERINIEKDAEALKQLRDDDLSKYVTLEVGYDQDIVILNNVIEEQSKKLQVADEMYLQLKSEIVAQRDLWGAQKNEMTSKFEQELLQLDLMSQKAKEAYQVLENELQHVIEARDRECARKESLRVEMDAMNEMCENTKRENNVLSMQLLEQAELSKDYDLKTQQLTELEQVLLREQAKYKNEREQQQEEIQLLQAKFERSTSDKEHYATELKKSKEQVDELQQKLQLLELESANNKNDYENQRAKHVEQLNALTAVHKQELLSVQKNYNDIVKQDKEKSKTIAELEFKIGRLGSVLEQPIAASANIQEADELNSPDLAEATSNESSCIMEIRDIATSVAVKNQARNRNIRTKAGKRSNRQPISSYQSDFESNSDGDYVNSKELTGLPKAKRSRLFVKSDNDKLFANLKK, encoded by the exons ATGCCAAAATTTGAGAAAAATCGAGATGAACATTTGTTTCCAAAGCCCTACTCAAAGGGAGTGgaaggcggcagcagctcgcAGCAGTGCCAAAATGCCtgcaataatacaaaaaatgcagATGGCGAAGATAATCACAAGCTGTTTAACTGCGCAAATTCATTAAGCACACAGAATGTCCTCAAAAGATTTATGAAGTATCACAAAACATCAATACAAAATTGTAAGAGTCAGTCGAAGGAAGTGCTTAGCAAGGTTAACGAAACATCGCTAAGCATGATGGAGAAAGACTGTGAGATTACCCAGCTAAAACAACG TGTTGATGAGCAGGACAAGTTACTGCAGGTGCTTGAAGAGGAACGCATCAACATAGAAAAAGACGCAGAGGCGCTTAAACAATTACGCGACGACGATTTATCAAAGTATGTCACATTGGAGGTGGGCTACGATCAGGATATAGTTATTTTGAACAATGTCATTGAGGAACAAAGCAAGAAACTACAAGTCGCGGATGAAATg tatttgcagTTAAAATCCGAGATAGTGGCACAGAGAGACTTGTGGGGTGCGCAGAAAAATGAGATGACCAGCAAATTCGAGCAAGAGCTGTTGCAGCTTGATTTAATGTCACAGAAGGCTAAAGAGGCATATCAA GTTCTAGAAAATGAATTGCAACATGTAATAGAGGCACGTGACCGTGAGTGTGCCAGAAAAGAATCTTTACGTGTCGAAATGGACGCAATGAACGAAATGTGTGAGAATACGAAACGTGAAAATAATGTACTCTCAATGCAGTTGCTGGAACAAGCGGAGCTTTCTAAAGATTATGATTTAAAGACTCAACAATTGACTGAGCTAGAGCAAGTGCTGCTACGTGAGCAAGCAAAGTACAAAAATGAGCgggagcaacagcaagaggAGATCCAACTGCTGCAAGCTAAATTCGAACGATCGACATCCGACAAGGAACATTATGCTACCGAGTTGAAGAAATCCAAGGAACAAGTGGATgaattgcaacaaaagctacaaCTTTTGGAGCTGGAGTCtgctaataacaaaaatgacTATGAAAATCAAAGAGCCAAGCATGTCGAGCAGCTGAATGCTCTGACAGCGGTCCATAAG CAAGAACTCTTGAGTGTGCAGAAAAATTACAATGACATTGTAAAGCAGGATAAAGAAAAGAGT AAAACTATAGCTGAGTTAGAGTTTAAAATAGGCCGCTTGGGCAGCGTTTTAGAACAGCCAATTGCAGCTAGCGCTAATATACAAGAAGCAGATGAATTAAACTCACCAGATCTGGCTGAGGCAACTTCTAATGAATCCAGCTGCATTATGGAAATCAGAGATATTGCTACAAGCGTCGCTGTTAAAAATCAGGCCAGAAATAGAAATATTCGAACTAAAGCTGGCAAGCGCTCCAACAGACAGCCTATCTCTTCGTATCAGTCAGACTTTGAATCGAACTCTGACGGTGATTACGTAAATTCGAAGGAACTAACTGGCTTACCTAAAGCTAAGCGTTCTCGTCTTTTTGTGAAGTCTGATAATGATAAACTCTTTGCCAATCTGAAAAAATAG
- the LOC108607083 gene encoding uncharacterized protein LOC108607083, whose translation MSVRLLTVRLVKHGRYVLRSYWKREIHSNILEQSHLKTRSKRGSPLTSVNVLRNSAVPPSPPVANVLPRCSPPNATNSGLFRFGQHARKLFIDNILSRVTTNYSEELRKRATRKLFYGDSAPFFALIGVSLATGSGVLSKEDELEGVCWEIREAASRLQTAWNHDDVSDTLNSDFNIDHLDVGPPIAKGCAAVVYAANFKQHGETKTPSESPRAAAAVGGNHLSTSSTSWRPEMMSPLQNMSRFVHNFGGSMDNIYHYSQPTAASNFVEAEAAAEKPQAHQTEEQEQVHPRASSSSLERYPFALKMMFNYDIQSNAMSILRAMYKETVPARQRRMNASAEEWERLLGNQTLALPPHPNVVCMFGFFCDQVRNFTDGHLLYPIAQPQRINPHGYGRNMSLYLLMKRYDHSLRGLLDASELSTRTKILLLAQMLEAVTHLSRHGVAHRDLKSDNVLIELQSDSEESPLLVLSDFGCCLADKVHGLRIPYASSDIDKGGNAALMAPEIFNTQPSPFAVLNYSKADLWACGALAYEIFGQPNPFYSASGGLAHARGELSYSLRNSDYRQEQLPPLSDACPPLLQQLVYNILNPNPSKRISPDIAANVMQLFLWAPSNWLKAGGMPNSPEILQWLLTMTTKIMCEGRPQYGAVGENSYQQSGRRAYVEYLLICSFLARARLRRIRGALSWIQNVVSA comes from the exons ATGTCTGTGAGACTGTTAACCGTGCGACTAGTCAAACATGGTCGCTACGTTTTACGCAGCTATTGGAAACGTGAAATACACTCCAACATTTTGGAACAAAGCCATTTGAAAACGCGAAGCAAGAGAGGCTCTCCCCTAACCTCGGTCAATGTACTGCGG AATTCAGCCGTACCACCGTCGCCGCCTGTGGCAAATGTGTTGCCGCGTTGCAGTCCACCAAACGCAACCAATAGTGGGCTCTTTCGCTTTGGCCAGCATGCGCGCAAGCTTTTTATTGACAACATATTGAGTCGCGTGACCACCAATTACTCGGAGGAACTGCGAAAGCGTGCGACACGAAAGCTATTTTATGGGGATTCGGCACCATTTTTTGCACTGATCGGCGTCAGTTTGGCAACCGGCTCAGGTGTGCTCAGCAAGGAAGATGAACTAGAAGGAGTCTGCTGGGAAATACGTGAGGCAGCCAGTCGGCTACAAACAGCTTGGAATCACGACGATGTTTCCGATACGCTAAACAGCGACTTTAATATTGATCACTTGGATGTGGGACCGCCCATAGCCAAAGGCTGTGCAGCCGTTGTCTATGCAGCCAATTTTAAACAACATGGTGAGACGAAAACGCCAAGTGAGAGTcccagagctgctgctgcggttggtGGCAATCACTTATCTACTAGCTCCACCAGCTGGAGACCGGAAATGATGTCGCCCTTGCAGAATATGTCTAGATTTGTGCATAATTTCGGTGGCTCTATGGATAATATATATCACTATAGTCAGCCCACGGCAGCGAGCAATTTTGTGGAAGCGGAGGCAGCTGCGGAGAAGCCACAGGCACATCAGACCGAAGAGCAGGAGCAAGTACATCCGCGTGCTAGCAGCAGCTCATTGGAGCGTTATCCATTCGCCTTGAAAATGATGTTCAACTATGATATACAAAGCAACGCGATGTCCATCTTGCGCGCCATGTACAAGGAGACAGTGCCGGCCCGTCAGCGACGCATGAACGCTAGTGCCGAGGAGTGGGAACGTTTATTGGGTAATCAAACGTTAGCGCTGCCGCCGCATCCGAATGTTGTGTGCATGTTTGGTTTCTTTTGCGACCAGGTGCGCAACTTTACCGATGGCCATCTGTTGTATCCCATAGCACAACCGCAGCGCATTAATCCGCATGGATACGGCCGCAATATGTCGCTTTATTTGCTAATGAAGCGTTATGATCATAGCCTGCGTGGGTTGCTGGATGCCAGCGAGCTGAGCACGCGCACTAAGAttctgctgctggcgcaaatGTTGGAGGCAGTAACTCATCTAAGTCGCCATGGTGTTGCGCATCGCGATCTCAAGTCGGATAATGTGCTTATTGAGCTGCAATCGGATAGCGAAGAGTCTCCCTTGCTGGTGCTCTCCGACTTCGGCTGCTGTCTGGCGGATAAAGTTCATGGACTGCGCATACCGTATGCCTCCAGTGACATTGATAAGGGCGGCAATGCAGCGCTAATGGCTCCCGAGATATTCAATACACAACCTAGTCCCTTTGCTGTGCTCAATTACAGCAAGGCGGATCTATGGGCATGTGGTGCACTTGCCTATGAAATCTTTGGTCAGCCGAATCCTTTCTACTCGGCCAGCGGTGGGTTGGCACACGCCCGTGGTGAACTCAGCTATTCGCTCCGCAATAGTGACTATCGCCAggagcagctgccgccgcttaGCGATGCTTgtccgccgctgctgcagcagctggtcTATAATATATTGAATCCCAATCCGTCGAAGCGCATCAGTCCAGACATAGCGGCCAATGTAATGCAGCTTTTCCTATGGGCACCATCCAACTGGCTGAAGGCGGGCGGCATGCCCAACAGTCCCGAG ATTTTGCAGTGGCTACTAACAATGACTACAAAAATCATGTGCGAGGGACGTCCACAATACGGGGCTGTTGGCGAAAACAGTTATCAGCAGTCGGGACGACGTGCCTATGTGGAGTACTTGCTCATATGCAGCTTCTTGGCGCGCGCACGCTTGCGACGCATACGCGGTGCTCTCAGCTGGATACAAAATGTGGTGTCAGCGTAG
- the LOC108605347 gene encoding diphthine methyltransferase: MKFTTLHSVDTVYSADSVEWCTVDEKHSVYFVCGTYQLVESTETNDPAQKQQPRKGRVYLYAFDHDNGALDRLQTVETAAILDMKWLPAWCVDSVPQLVTVSALGEIEIYELLDEERRLQKRNSLTLEHEGVLALALDWRRCPDNEHTLQLLVSDSLGQINLLEYTSQGDLSKLHTWQAHGFEAWTCAFDRWSPSRMYSGGDDGLLHAYDLRSEQEERVWTNRAHGAGVTCLLSHPQHENQLLTGSYDEQLRLFDTRNMKRTLAELNLNGGIWRLKPHPQQKDLILAACMYTNFSVVGLESAESGCALNLLGTYEEHSSICYGADWAPILNTRTDEGGQQLLYMATCSFYDHKLCLSSVETK; the protein is encoded by the coding sequence ATGAAGTTCACAACGCTGCACAGCGTGGACACTGTGTACTCCGCCGATTCAGTAGAATGGTGCACTGTAGATGAGAAGCATAGTGTCTACTTTGTTTGTGGCACTTATCAACTAGTGGAGTCTACAGAGACGAATGACCCAGCACAGAAACAACAACCACGTAAGGGGCGTGTGTATCTCTATGCCTTCGATCACGACAACGGTGCTCTGGACAGGCTGCAGACTGTTGAAACCGCTGCAATATTGGACATGAAATGGCTGCCAGCGTGGTGCGTTGACAGCGTACCTCAGTTAGTCACAGTGAGTGCTTTAGGAGAGATTGAAATATACGAGCTGCTGGACGAGGAGCGACGGCTACAGAAGCGGAATTCTCTCACACTAGAACATGAAGGCGTACTTGCATTAGCTTTAGACTGGAGGCGCTGTCCGGACAACGAGCATactctgcagctgcttgtctcGGACTCGCTGggtcaaattaatttactggAGTACACAAGCCAAGGCGACTTGAGCAAGCTGCACACATGGCAGGCGCATGGCTTTGAGGCATGGACATGCGCCTTTGATCGCTGGTCACCGAGCCGTATGTATAGTGGGGGCGACGATGGTCTTTTGCATGCCTATGACTTGCGGTCGGAGCAGGAAGAGCGTGTCTGGACAAACCGGGCACATGGAGCCGGCGTCACCTGCCTACTGAGTCATCCGCAGCATGAGAACCAGTTGTTGACGGGCAGCTACGACGAGCAGCTAAGATTGTTCGACACGCGCAACATGAAACGTACTCTTGCCGAGTTAAATCTTAATGGGGGCATTTGGCGTCTCAAGCCGCATCCGCAACAAAAGGATTTAATACTAGCTGCTTGCATGTACACAAATTTCAGTGTAGTGGGCTTAGAGTCAGCCGAGTCTGGTTGTGCGCTTAATCTACTGGGTACCTATGAGGAGCACTCGAGTATTTGTTATGGCGCTGATTGGGCGCCAATTTTGAATACAAGAACAGACGAAGGAGGTCAGCAACTACTATATATGGCCACCTGCTCCTTTTATGACCACAAGCTGTGCTTGAGTAGCGTGGAAACAAAGtag